The sequence below is a genomic window from Lolium perenne isolate Kyuss_39 chromosome 7, Kyuss_2.0, whole genome shotgun sequence.
AGTTGGTGTTCCTGTAACTCTGAATGGTGATCTTAAGAACCAGTTTGTAGAGACAACTGTTGGTTTTGATACCATATGCAAGGTACACTACTGTATATATAAAAGTATTGAGTTGAATCATTCATCTTGCCTTTGCTATAACTTCTAGAGATTCACTATCCGCCTATTACTTTTTATTGACCTCTCTGGCTGTACGAACAGTACCTGCTGGGACCATACCATTAATATTATTTGATTATCTTAATTTTTTTAAATGTTTTCGGCGTAGATTTTGCTAGGGAAGCAaacggggagggggggggggtgccAATATCCTGCATCTAGTTCATTTTGAGATTTCTTGTTCAAACTTTGATACAAAATTTGAATTAGAAATCTTAAAATGAACTAGAAGAGGGATGTTTGCGGGACCCCACTTGACACCTTAGATTTTGCGGTATTTTATTTTACATTTTTTTCAACAGTAACATGAATTGCTACCTTGGTAACAGGTCAACTCACAGCTCATCGGTAACGTCTGCACTGATGCTCTTTCTGCTGAGAAGGTAACACATAATGGATGATGAACTTCCACTAATACATTCATGATTGCATACTTTCTTTGTGAATGGTAGTAATGTATTCCTAATTTCAGTGATCTTCTTTCTTCTAAATACAGCATATCATGCTACAACCTCATTACTGATAAGTCTGTCTTCATTATCAGGGTGCTATGTATTCCTTAAATTATGTTGAAATTTTGACATAAATAAAATTTGAGTATATAGTATATTTAGTTATAAAATTAGTCCCTGCATTGTTTATCCCTTTTTAAAGCTCTGTTATCTTTTGTCGTCAGTATTACTATTTCGTTCGCCTGATGGGGCGGAAAGCATCTCATGTGGCCTTGGAATGTGCTCTTCAATCACATCCAAATATGGTTAGGCACCCtaatttaattttttatttcctAGTTGATACATAATATATATTAAAAATTAATCCGAGTTAAGAATCACAGGTTTTACTCGGGGAGGAGGTTGCTGCATCAAAACTTACAATTTCTGACATTACAAAGCAGATATGTGATGCTGTCCAGGCAAGGGCTGAAAAAGGTAGGAGTTATGTGGTTCTTACAAGATTCATATTCTAATCGTATAACATCAAGGTTCCAGCATAATCAAATTATCTTGCGCTCTTAAGTATGTCATACAGTTGCACATCTTCCCTTATTATCATAGCATGATACTATTTTGTGCAGATAAATATCATGGTGTTGTACTTATTCCTGAGGGACTTGTCGAGAGTATTCCTGAATTGTACGCTTTGCTTCAGGTCAGTATCAGTACCTAAAACAATGTTGTTCATGAAATATTCACTAAGCTTAGCTTATTTTTGTAGGAAATTCATGGGCTACATGATAAAGGTGTTTCCATTGAGAACATCTCTTCTCATCTTTCCCCATGGGCTTCTGCTCTATTTGACTTCTTGCCTCCATTTATCAGGAAACAGGTATGGATTTCTTGTTTGTAATATATAGATATCCATAAGTAGGTAAAGTTGTTGCTGCAATTTTATTTTGTCTCTGCCGTGCAGCTACTACTCCATCCAGAATCTGACGATTCTGCTCAGCTTTCTCAGGTACTTTAGCCATTCGATCTGTAATTTAATCTCATTTCTTTTGCTTTACATTCCAGATAACAATTACATATTCTTATTTTGCAGATTGAGACTGAGAAGCTTCTAGCACAGCTAGTTGAGACAGAAATCAACAAACGTCTGGTTAGCATCCCAGAAACACTGATAACAAACAGAGTTATTAGTTCATTTGTTCAATGAGCACCACCTTCATCAGTGCATGTTGTTATTTTCTTTTTTGGCTTATTTAGGATGAAGGCACTTACAAAGGAAAGAAGTTCAATGCGATTTGCCACTTTTTTGGGTACCAAGCCAGAGGTGCCCTGCCCTCAAAGTTCGATTGCGATTACGCTTATGTAAGTATGGCCTCACTTCTCTATCTTATGTGCCATCTGGTTATTTTGCTTGATGACCTGTTAATTGCCTGGTCCCAGATTCTTGGTCATGTATCCTATCACATCTTAGCTGCTGGCCTGAATGGTTACATGGCCACTGTGACAAATCTTAAGAGTCATGTGGACAAGTGGAAATGTGGCGCTGCACCTATTACGGTGAGCATGCCTATTGGATTATAATTTTTTTATGCTTTGAAGATACAATTCTTTTAAGATTTGTAAGTCAACCATTTCATACAAGTTCAGGTCAACTGCAAAATAAacacataaccatttcttcatttCCTCATGACCAGTCTATGATGACTGTAAAGGGGTCGCGAGGTCCTGCTGCCAGTCAAATTGGGAAGCCTGCTGTCCACATGGCGAGCGTTGACTTGAAAGGAAAGGCATACGAGTAAGTATGATATGTATTCCGATATTTAAGCAGCATCTTAGCTCACTACTTCCAACCTATTCTTCTATTCTCCGATCCGTTGCTTTGTTGTAACCAAAATACTCTGTTTTTTCACTGATAAAATAAAAATACATGTAGTCCTATTTACCAAGAAAATTGTTTTGTGCCTTGAAGGTTGTTGAGGCAAAACTCTTCCAGCTTCTTGATGGATGACATCTACAAGAACCCTGGACCACTGCAATTTGAAGGAGCAGGTGCAGAGGCAAAGCCTATTTCATTGTGCGTGGAAGATAGAGACTACATGGGGAGGATCAAACAGTTGCAGGAGTATTTGGAGAAGGTAAATCAACTAAAATTTCGTCATATATGACTGTTGATAACTCTTTTTGTTGGTTGTCATGGTGCTTGTTTGAATGTCATGCAGGTGAAAAGCATGGTGAAGCCTGGGTGCTCGCAAGATGTGCTGAAAGCTGCACTAAGCTCTATGGCACATGTGATGGAGCTGCTGACCATCATGTCTTCGCCGTCTTACAACGGTCAGGCAACCATCTGAGAGGAAAACTCGGAGCATTGGACATGCCTGGAATCTCATGTGGTTCCACAAACATATTTTTCGTATTTTTGTCGGTCATAAAAACCGTGAGCTTGATAGCTATCTGCTCATAATCTGAGAATTTTAGTGGAGATTGATATGAGTTGGAACAGGAATAATTGCCCTCTTTTAAAGAAGAAACAAAAGAGTTAGAGGACATCCTCATTTCCTTCATTTCCTTTTCTTTGCGACTAAAGGTCTACTAGGTGCAATAGATCCCAATGATCCAATTGATGGCAGCACATAAGAACCCCTGAATTCACCCAACCCTTATCACTTCTGGTTGAACCAAGATAGGCTGGATagtgtttaattcataggattttGAAAATGTAGGAATAAATATGGCAAAATCGCATACATTAGGAGGATGCATTAATTTTTCTGGAAGATACAAGTTCTATGAGTTTCCCTTTTATAGAGTCAATTCAACTGTTTTGGTTGAGCCGCATTGGCTGGCTTGTGGTGTCGTGTTGTAACGGTTTTTCGGCCAGTTTTCCTCATACACGGACCAACTCTTTTCCTCCTATATTaatgaaaggcaaagcttttgccttgtttaaaaaaaaacaaatttcAGATAGTCTAATGTATAAAACGTTAACATCGCTCTCGTCCCGTGTCACGGCACAGGGGCGACTCCCCGTCCGCCGTCGCTTGAGGGCTCCCCTCCGGCTTATGCCGCCACTGCCGCTGGCTCTAACCACGGTTTTTGCGGGGCCTACTGCCAAAGGTTTTGGTGTAGGTCCTCTTCTCTCCATATGTTGGGGCCACCAGAGGCCGGCAGCTGCAGCTGGGGAGCAGTGGCCGGAACTCGCAGCGAGCGGAAGCCGGGGCGGCCGCACCGGATCTCGGTTGGTTCCTCTTCTTGCCAAAATAAGTATGAGACGACTGCTCTCTCTGCCTATAAAAACCCCACATCGTTTCGTTGTAGACCAGTGTGCTCTCTCTCCAAGAAGTTCTTGGTGACTGCGCGACGACTAATGGCTAGCGGTTGCGGCGGACCTGGGCACAATGGATCTGGGGATCCAACGCCTAGATCTTGTGGCGGACCTGGGCGCAATGGATCTGGGAATGCAATGCCCAGATCTTGTAGCGGTGGTGGGTGTTCGGGCGGCAGCCCAACCGGATTCGTGTTGAGGCTAGTTGTCTGCTCTACGCCGCCCGGTGCTGTGTAGGCTGACTCTCCTTCCAACATAGGGGCTTGAAGGACGCCGGGGCGGCCGCCCTAGGGAGCCGTTGGTCGTTTCACCGACGATCAGTGTGTGGTGTTCATGGTTGTTGTGGCAGGAGGAGCTACAACAGGTGCATCACAAAAAGCTTCGCGGGCGTCCATTCAGAAGTGCGGTGCTACAGACTACGTGCTCCAGCAATCTAGGTGCTCCCATGCCGCTGATTTGTCTGACATTCACCCTTTTGATGAGGGAGCTCATTGTTGTGGAGCTTCGCTTCTCACCCTCGTGGGTTTGTGGCTCTCTGGGAGAAATCTCTAGCTTTGGGTTACCAAAGAGGGTGGCGTCCGATACGTCACTACCTCCTTGGAGGCATCGCCTTGGAGGGCCTGCATGTGGAGGCTTGCTCGTATTTCTCTATTGTCGATGTGGTGGATGTCGGGGCAGCGGCGCCGAGAGGTTATGTTTGCGCtccgaggcggcggcctcggggAGCATAGCGGGTGGTGGTCTTGTGAGGTAGGGCTAAGACTCTTCATGACTTTGGGGGCAATGTTGTGCTGCTAGTGTGGCGGTTTTATCCGCTCGGTCGACGTGTCCTAGAAAGGGCGGTTGGACTTTATGTCGGGGTGGCGGTCCCAGATGAGTTGGTCTGATGGGCGTGGTCTGTTGCTTGTGGCCCATGGTAGCTTGGGCTACGGGTTGGCGGCTTGTGCCGCGTTGCAGCTCGAGAGCGAGCGGCGGTATGTCGGGACGGAGGCCCCGGAAGGTGGTGGTCTTGGTTGTCTGCGCAGGGCGTGCTAGGGCAGCAGAGTCGAAGCGGTGACTTCGAGAGTTTCTGAAAGGACGAGATATCGCctggagggggggtgaataggcgtttaaaaactcttacggatttggcttgtaataatgcggaattaaactatgtttattctacaagcacaaaccctaaatatgctagtctcaactaagtgcaacaacaacaactagatctaagcaagatataattgatacttcaagctcgatggctatcacaaggaaagtaaactcgggtatagaaataaccgatgcACGCggatgaaaggacacggatgtcgcctagaggggggggtgaataggcgatttaaaacttttacgagatgggcttaacaaatgcggaataaaactagcgtttactttgtcaagcccaaagcatatatactatggttcacctatgtgcaccaacaacttattctaagcaagagttcacctatgtgcaccaacaacttatgctaagcaatacaagcaagtatgtgatagcaagatatatataacttcaagcacgatggctatcacaaggtaaagtgcataagtaaagagctcgggtatagagataaccgaggcacgcgggagacgatgatttatcccggagttcacactcttgcgagtgctaatctccggtggagaggtgcggttgcttagtgctcccgaacgccacaagaggctcaccttgaggtgtggttgctcgatgcacaccaacgccacaaaggcctcaccccaagatgcggtactcacaccacacaccgaacgccacgaaggcgcctcacctaaatctccggtgaccctcgccacaaaggcctaggtcacggttccactaagggatttccttcgaggcggaaaccgggccttacacaaagattggggcacacatccacaacttaattggaggctcccaacaaaccgccacaaaggcctagagtccgtctagggttccaagaacccaagagtaacaaccttcttgctttcaccaccacgaatcaccgtggagaactcaaaccgatgcaccaaatgcaatggcaagaacaccacaaagatgctcaagtccttctctctcaaattccaacaaagctacaaaagctattgggggaataagagaggaagaacaaaggaattcacaaagaacaccaagatcaagatctagaggattccactcacaaagagatggatttgattggtagaaaagtagatctagatctcctctctcttttccctcaaatgggggcaagaatcatggagggattgagagatagtgcaagcttctctagttcaacaatggaggagagagagagtgagagaagcaccgcccaaggaggaagaaggggggtatttatacccccaagaaaatcgagccgtttgggcaaaatgtggccggatattccggcccaagttggggccggattatccggggccggataatccggcctcagggacaaaacctggacaaaatccggccaaaaaaccggcccctatccagagctgcttttcttccggtccttagacgatttcgggggggccggatatttccgaaatatccggcccggataatccggcccggatatttccaaaatatccggcctaagaaaactgcagaaacaccaaaactaaaacgggcataacttttgcatccggactccgatttcgatgatcttgggctcgttgaaatcacaacaatgagctctacaacaatatgcatagaaacatcatagtccagcaaaggaggatagaaacaaatgaagaaaggtttgacctatctcaaaaagacataccggtaaaacctccaatcttgaaaatgcaacaagttgcccatggaaaaaccattctcaatgaactagagcttgtcatgagaataagcacaagctctaaaacatcacatggataagatccaaataaaaccaagaaagatgatgaaccaaactcgaaaacgcaacaagtgatctatgcgaaatccgtttttcgatgaactagagcttgtcatgagaataagcacaagctctaaaacatcacatggataaggtccaaataacaaccaagaaagatgatgcaaggatgcaaaggtttgagctctctccgaacgatacgatcgagttactcactcgagagccctcttgatagtacggcaactaaactataaaccggtctccaactacactatgagaccggtgagaaacaaaccctatcaagagcaaaccttatacttgcgcattccacttgagctcgatgacgacgatcttgacctcaacaagatggaacgcctttcttgcttgtgcttgcttgacgaagtcttgtggattgctcccccataatccaccatgggagagcttcttcttcggcgcatcttcacatatccatgatcaccatatggatggcaagactcaagcaaaggatctcttcgagatggctcatcttgaacttgcacttcatttcttcattcttcatcatgttgatgtcttgaagtagcttgagggctcacttcatcttcatcttcaagacatacttgacacttgatatccttcatcaatttcttcttattgcaaccttgaagccaacatatggttcaagaattgcctatggacaactcctacaaatataactcaatgcaaacattagtccatagggattgtcattaattaccaaaaccacacatgggggctccatgcactttcaatctccccattttggtaattgatgacaatctctttgagagggtttatataaggaatttaagtaacaaataagttgaatatatagagcaaactcccccataatatatgcatgtgtgaatgatcttgactttcattgcatatattggcattcaaagcctagtggagtttcctctaaatattcaactat
It includes:
- the LOC127317093 gene encoding pyrophosphate--fructose 6-phosphate 1-phosphotransferase subunit alpha, translating into MGSELSSLQKQRALYHPALPPCLQGTTVKVEYGGAAIAADSGDSHVISHAFPHTYGQPLAHFLPKTANVPDAAVVTEHPVVRVGVVFSGRQSPGGHNVIWGLHDAINAHNPNSKLIGFLGGTDGLFAQKTLEITNEVISSYKNQGGYDMLGRTRDQIRTTEQVKAAMNTCQALKLDALVIIGGVTSNTDAAQLAETFAESKCSTKVVGVPVTLNGDLKNQFVETTVGFDTICKVNSQLIGNVCTDALSAEKYYYFVRLMGRKASHVALECALQSHPNMVLLGEEVAASKLTISDITKQICDAVQARAEKDKYHGVVLIPEGLVESIPELYALLQEIHGLHDKGVSIENISSHLSPWASALFDFLPPFIRKQLLLHPESDDSAQLSQIETEKLLAQLVETEINKRLDEGTYKGKKFNAICHFFGYQARGALPSKFDCDYAYILGHVSYHILAAGLNGYMATVTNLKSHVDKWKCGAAPITSMMTVKGSRGPAASQIGKPAVHMASVDLKGKAYELLRQNSSSFLMDDIYKNPGPLQFEGAGAEAKPISLCVEDRDYMGRIKQLQEYLEKVKSMVKPGCSQDVLKAALSSMAHVMELLTIMSSPSYNGQATI